The genomic segment GCTAGAGCAACGCGCAATGTTGGCCCGTCTGGTGGGCTATGGCTATTGTCTGGCCTATCTTATAGCCCTGCACAGTTGGCCTAGTGATGCCTATCCAGCCGCAGGGTCATCAACGACCGGCAATGGCTATAGAGATCTTGATATATGCAATCATTGGAATGGCAGGCGTCACTTTCTTGAGCTAGGTAGTCCGCCCGGAGAGCTGCATGCTCGTAATGTAAGCAATACGGCTTATCGGGTAAGTTGCCCATCTTCCTTTGTGCCCAAGAAAATGCCCTTGAATCGTTGTTCCGCAGAGCACTTCGCTGGGTGATCCTGCCGCCACCAGCGATCTTTGGTATCAATGCAATTTGGAGCTGGTCACCTGTGCGGAATGCGTGATACGTGTTACGATTACCTATGCCAATTTCTCAAAGACATGCGGCAAATCCTCGACCACAACAAGTCTGTGTCCCTGTGAGCACATACAATTCTCGGAGCCCCCATATGACTCGACAATATCGGGTCAAGAATTTTGCGGCGATGGCAAAGTCTTTCGCAGTAAAACGAGAACACTTCAATTGAAATTCTTCTATAGAGCCACCAATTCTCATGTCTTTTCTTTGCAATATTTCTCGGAACGTAAGTTTAGCTTATATTTTAATGATCTATAGCTAGCTATAAGCTATCCGATATTTTCTAAACACTTTAAGGCAATGTACGCATAGTGAGCGGCTCACCCAAGCAGACCATTGTGAATGGGAAAACAGGTAAAGCCTTGCCCCAGGTCATATCGACGCCATATTTTCCTATGCCCTATCCCCGGGATTATGGCATTGAGCATATTCTAACCTGCGAGGCCGAGAATTGTCAAGTGCGTTTAATTTTCACCGATTTTCAATTGGGTCTGGCCAGCACCTTGGAGATCTTTGATTCGAATGGTCAAATGTTGGACTCCTACACGGGCGAACACTTTCGTCCGCCCATTACCATAAGTAGTGGCAAATCGTTGCTATTACAATTCCGTGGCAATGCGGCAACTGGCATTGGTTTCCGGGCCGAAGTCAGTTTTGTGTCATCAAAGCAATTAAAGGATGAGCGACTAGTGCCCTACACAGGTGAGTGGAGGGGAAGGTGGACGGGATGGACGAAAACCACATGCTAAAAAGACAGGCTAGTAGCACTTGAAGGTCTGCAGGCAATTGTCTTATTGATTTTAGTCTTTGCTAAATTTCAATGTCAATGCAAAGCAAATCAAGTGGAAATTAGGTGATACTTACAACCGGGAAAACAATCTAGGAGAAGGGGACGTAAGAAGGGGGTTGTTTTGTTGTTAGCCATTTATATAAGCCATAACCCAATACTCAGTGGGGTAGGGCCAAGCCTTAAGTCAAGTCAAAAGCCTTTAGAAAAGTTTTTGATGCTAAAATATATGTGATTAGTCTACAATTATTAAACTAAATTCTAAAAACTAATTTCTATAATCAAAGCTACACAATAAGTTGTTGTaatttgattaagtttagcaAATACTTGTATAAATGAATCCattatacaaatatttcatattaTAACAATTGCTTTAAACCAAAGTTATTGGAAAACTGATGGTTTTAGCCCGATCTTAatgaaatttggcacaatctTTAATAAGTTAATTAGACTGAAacatattaatttatataagaATCGCTTGGAAAACAATAATTCTTATTATTTCACCGATCgttcttatatatgtatgtatatatgctgATCTGATCTGGCTCAATCTGGGATTTACAATTGAAACAGACGGGCAGACAGGCAGATATGCTATATATAACGAACTTTCGATTTGATTTATTAAACCTCTATATTCTTAGATTGTGGCGGCATGGTCACTGGTCCTGGTGGAGCCATCACCATGATGAATATGATTGAAAATGTCACAGATGTTCGGCTCTTTGATTGCATATGGATAATTAAACCCGGTAATAACTACATGATGATGAAGACTCACATCTCATTGAGAGTGGATGAATTTTATGGCATGGCTGCCAGATCAGAGCTAACCATACGACAGGGAACTACATCAGATGCAGTGGAAATCGAGAGTATTATGTGGCCAAATAATGGACTAAGCAAGGAAACACACATAGCACCAATATTGGGCGGTTATTATATACGTTTGCGTGGCGTTTTTGGCATGTCCTCCAAATTGGCCATAGTTTATAGCGTCTTCAATTATTTGAGTGAGCGAGGCTACGAATATTCTCTAGAGGAATTTGGAATGCTAAgattcgtttttcttttccgTAGATTGCTACATTGGCTCAGAGTTTTTGTGTGGGAATAATCACTGCATTTCGATACGTTTGCACTGCGATGGCTTCGATCATTGTGGCGATGGTAGCGATGAGCCGGATTCGTGCGAGGAGGACTGGGCGCATTTGCATCACGATCGTCGTTGGTACTCACACAAGCCTAACTATTATTTTCCCAAAATGGATCAGTATCCCGATTTGAAGACAGCCACCAGCATCTTTATAATCAGTACACTTGGCATTTTCGGTGTTCTATCCGGCTGGATGGTCATTTTATATCGCATGGGTGTGAGGGCGCGGCATCAGCGTGAATTGCAGAGCCATTTGCAGACAATTAGCGAGCTGCTTGATCGCCAGGATGAGGATCGCACCCCGGATGAACCGCCGAGCTATGAAGCTCCGCCAGATTATGAGGAAGTTATCAAAATTGGCATGCAGCAGGAGTTACGTGAGCCAAGACGCGGCCAGCGACGCGGACGACGACATCCTCCGCGGGAGCGTGATCGGGATCGTAGCTGTAGTCGTGCTCCAAGTAATTGCACCATGCAATCAATGTTGCCATTGCAGAGCAATTGTGGCTTAGAAAGAGATTGTGATCAAGATCGTCCTAGTACCTCGGCAGCGGCCATGACGCATGCTATAGCCTCCACAGATACAACCCAGGATGCTGAACATTCTCGTGATAATCTTGCGCAGCGCATGCTCTTGGCCAGCGCCATTTGTGGTAGGTCTGCTTACTCATTTCTTCTTTTGGCAATGCTAATTTATCCACAGAATCTCATTTACAGGCGCTCCAAGCGCGTCTCAAGCGTCAGCAGCGGTCCAGAGTCCAGCCACGTGTCAATCCGTGGGGATTTCAACGAGCCCGCCACCGTTATCCCATGGGCGTGAACTATCCCCAGCCCGTGCGCCGCACCCAACGACGCCCAACAGTGGAGCGGATACCGGCACTGGTACTGGCACCGCCTCCGCCACCACCGGCACCGACGGTGACGGAGATTCACTCAATATATCACTCACTTTAGGCCTGCCGTCGACCACAGTAGGCAGTTCGCAGTCCACTTCTGTTCAGAATCCATTATCGAATCAATTAACAACAAGCAATTGCACCGAGCACACATATTTAAAGCGCTCCTGGCTAGTTGTGCATCAGCATCCACATGGTCACAGCTGCCGGGTGCAGCGTCTGCGTCACACCTTCTCATCCCCCGAGGCATTCAGTGCCAATGAAATGCATCTACCATATCCAGATTTCCTTAGCTACGGCACCAATTTGCCCCACGAACGGAGTAGCAGTAACTTTGGTTCCGAATTGTCCCGAGATCCATCCTCCACATTCAGTTTCGGTGTCAAGCGTGCTCGCCCAGTATCGCCAAAACCACCGCCAGCGAGTGAGTCGCCCACTTTGACCGAAGGTAACTCAACATGCGAGGAATCTCTTGTGATAGCTCCTCCTCCTCCGGGCAGTTACAGCGAAAGCGAAAGTGAGGCAGAACAGCAGGTATCTTGCTTTGGGGCCGTTGTCTCCCAGCATATGACGAAACGTCGACGCAATTCAGGACCCGGACGAAGTCGGTCTTTCAGCAACACACATGGTGGAACAGTGCGCAGATCTAGAAATCGACGTGCCATGCAACGCAGCTCATCAGCAGATCTATTAATGGATTATGCTACCATGGCCAGATCAACGCCACAAAGAAGTAGCGAAGCTATGCAACGTTTGTTCTTTATCTAGTCTGGAGTAGGAGAAGCAACAAGAGAGTAGAAGGATAATAAATGGGAACGATAGTATTATATCTAAAGTAATTCTTGGACGGAATCTGGTCGTTAGCttgtattatatatatatatatatcacttgttataatttataaaccaaaacaataaacaaaaaagacaaCACTTATTACCCAGAGAATGATAGAGAGATttgatattttgtatatagagtaaatgtatgtatatatcattCATTTTATCgtatattatatattcatTTGTTAGCGTTAGACGTGTTAGGGCCTCAAAAAGTGCAAAATGAACAAAACATGTCTAGTGAAATGACAAAAAATACACTATATttcgatatatgtatatatatatgtatataagtatgcATATAGACGAATATATACGTGTTAATACCAAGGCATAGGACTGCGTTATAGTTTTCTCTTTATTTCATGTTGAATATTGAGGGATTCTGCTCTCCCTTTATCTCTATGGCTGCAATTGCTGTTTGAGATTCTCCAGCGTTGCCTTGCCTGTTTCCAGTGGACCAACAATATTCCTTAAGCTGTCAATGCTATTGCGCAATTTGGTGGCCTGGAACTTAGTGGGCAATTTGGGTGAGCCACCCACTGAGGAGGCAAAGCTAAATGTCTTATACTCCTATATAGGACAGAGGCAAAGCAGCAATCCGGTAGGTAGTAAGAGTTGGATATATTGAATATTTCTTTGtgagatatatgtacatacaaacatttacatacatatatgtcatgggttaaatattttatttgcaaagCATAGaacaaagagaaaataaaaatatcaaatgtccagaaatcaaaaacaaaaaaaggtaaTCACATTTTCAAAAGTGAAGAGTGTGGCAGGTGGAAAGGGTAATGGGTGTGTGAATGTGGGTGTGTGATATAATTTAAGCATGATAAACAATGTGCAGAGGTATTCAGAAATCCTCCAAAAGCTTAAAATAACATTTCGATAACGTTCAGATAAccaaacataaaaaataaaaagagtaaaaaataaaaaaattagagGAGCTTCTCCTCATCGCATTACTTAGAGATCTAAACAAAAatcattataataataataatagtaactaaaaaaaaaaggaaaatatcaTTTGAGGTTCCAGCGCTCGACATGAATGGATGGATAGGTGGTGTGTTAGGTTACCTGATTGGGTGAACTGGCCTCACTAAGCGCCGTGGGCTGTGCTGGACCCGGTTGACCCATATATGAATGGAATGTGGCTGTAGGTCCGCcgcctccaccaccaccaccaccaccatgaTGATCCTTTTGACTACGTGTGGTTACCTTTTCCTGTAGCGTATTGAAGGTTTTCGATAGCCAGGGTTGCCAACTATTACGATTTGTTTGCAATTCACTGAGTGTATTGTTAAGCTGATGATTTAAATCTTGATTTTTGCATTCGGCCTCCACTTGAGCCAACTTGGCTTGTGCCAATTCGAGTTCCAATTCCCGTATTCGCTGTGAGGCAGCATTAAGGGGATCCAATGGACCCAAGGGAGCCTCATTTGCATTGCCCAATGAACTTAATTGGCTTTTTTGGGAATTGTCATGACCCACATCAATCTGTTGCAGACAATGCTGACATTTGGAAACAGTGTGCTAAACcaaaacagaaagaaagagagagagagacagagacggTATATTAATGTTGAATTTTTGGTAGCAAGCACCAATTAGCGTTTCGTTCTCTCTCCTCACTGTCACCATGTCACTACTCACCATGACCTTGCCCAATGTCTCATTGAGGGTATTCATGTCCTGCTCTTGTCtttgtattatttgtttatattcctGTATGATTCCCGTGTGCTTTCTCTCCTTCTCCACCGCACGCTCATTGGCAATGGTCAATTGTTGACTCAATGCCTCAATCTCTGCCTGCAATTTGCGTCTCTCCTCACCAAAACGACTCTCATAGATTTGCGCCTCCTTCTCGAGACGCTCTTTGTGCTGTTTCTTTAATACAAACTCCTCCTCATATTGCTTGAGCTTTTTGATCTTTCGCTCACACGATTGCTTCATCACTTTGCGCGCTTGACTGGAACTGCGACACTTTTTGGGTAATGTCACACGGAAATACTTTAGAATCCCCTCGAAATCCAATTGACGTAAATCGGATTCACATATCGACAGTAAAGTCACTGCCACCTGGAATAGAACGGGCAAACCGTCCAGCAGGAATACATCCAAAACatggaaaacaaaacacagcGGAAACCGAGCCGTATAGAGAGTAAGGAACCATTGCGAAGCATACATATGTGTCTCAATGCCGCAGGTAGTGAAATGTTCATGCAATTTGGGCAATTGATCCTTGATAAGGCGTTCCAGCTGATATAGACGCAAATAGAGGACTTCAAAACCGGCCTTGTACAGATCACGCAATCCATAGTCATACATTAGAGAGACTAAAACGCAAAATGCATCTTCCTCGGGCATCTAAGACAGAGATAGAGCGGAAGCGATGCCGAGGGCGAGATTAGTGGGTAACATGGTTAAACACATTGGACATCTAACTTACATGTAATAAAAGACTGGCTGCTATGAAACTTAATCCTTGACAATAGCCCACTTCACTGTCATGCACGGCATAAGCTTTGGACACTTTAAACAAAGCATCCTGGCCAGATCCACCGCTCTCCTTAAAATACTTATTGGCCGGAAATGTGCGATGTATATCCCTTTGTATAACCGTCTCACATTTGGTTTCCTAGCAAACAAATGATGAAATAGAATGTTTAAAGATTTAATGCGCTCAACTCACTTTGGTAATCAGAATCTTGTACATATCATTCATTTCAGCTTTGCCCTCGACATTGGCCAATTTTTGCCAAATCTTTTCACGCAATGCCTCGGGCACACCCAGTCGAACGAGTTGAGCCAAATTTTTTGGCCTCTTCTCGCCATCCCATTCACGCAATATGGGATCCCATTCATCTAATGTGTCTTGCGAACAATCTTTAGACACCTCGCCCGTGCCACTTAGCAGAGGTTCATCACCATCACTGCTATAATCTGTAGGACAATCATCTTCAATGGAGGCTATGGATGAACTGCGAACAATTCTGGAAAGATTATTCATCCCCAATTTGAGTagggatgatgatgatgatgcttgTGCATGGCTGCCTGACGATGATGACAACTGCTGTTCGTTAATCTCCTCCGAAGGATCAATGCTATTCACCTTCCAGTTGAGTTCATCGGTGCGCTTGAGATGTAAATAGAAACGCAAGGTCATGGGTCGTTTAGATATGAAATGATCTCGAATACGAATCTCATTTGCCGGCTGTATGGTCACTGGAGTTTCGATGACAAAACGCACTGGCTCCTGAATGCCACGTATGACAATGTCCACGGCAACAGTGAGATTTGTTTTGGACGTTTCTTGATTTAGTTGTTCGAAGGCCACCTTCTCTTGAGCCTTCCATTCGGCTCTTATGGCATATGGCAGGCATG from the Drosophila willistoni isolate 14030-0811.24 chromosome XR unlocalized genomic scaffold, UCI_dwil_1.1 Seg105, whole genome shotgun sequence genome contains:
- the LOC6646152 gene encoding rab GTPase-activating protein 1-like isoform X2, which encodes MDDNLSTKSSESSITTSGEYEIVTDSNVASPMEPPSPSSTMVKESLSSDSKTKLLATPQTAAPGAASVNGGSSPTLDMSHNRNLSDIQHEMTDALRDLQLERNLGVGAAESDKTSTQQTTTKSLTLPLSGPKATDTAVTTSTDPSTDMHFRCNIFSSSKTKDKDGNGAIGEVLDDDTSSNRVGQSVFYDCLDASPACLDEKQDAMKPDTTDDEISEIDQGCTIFSGVTYLGAANINAPKSESEVYRIMSELNSGSQQVVGLKITVSIPNCSDGLVVLHDAESNTIIATYEISSIILYYRGPVATVENGCFAFTWLHGDALFQCHVFRCHIPEAVNQVSACFQKAFQTYPPSMSCSLNSAVDMVNSVTSDVSGNPLNTAGYEFIVSLEIREKVAKNAYTSVPRDRGCFKLRANTDKEVGITVKQTPSNVLQPLYIERCFGVLVAPGKLVVQKDMHLIDMLSMGYITPGGAVGPDVDATSGGSSCLPYAIRAEWKAQEKVAFEQLNQETSKTNLTVAVDIVIRGIQEPVRFVIETPVTIQPANEIRIRDHFISKRPMTLRFYLHLKRTDELNWKVNSIDPSEEINEQQLSSSSGSHAQASSSSSLLKLGMNNLSRIVRSSSIASIEDDCPTDYSSDGDEPLLSGTGEVSKDCSQDTLDEWDPILREWDGEKRPKNLAQLVRLGVPEALREKIWQKLANVEGKAEMNDMYKILITKETKCETVIQRDIHRTFPANKYFKESGGSGQDALFKVSKAYAVHDSEVGYCQGLSFIAASLLLHMPEEDAFCVLVSLMYDYGLRDLYKAGFEVLYLRLYQLERLIKDQLPKLHEHFTTCGIETHMYASQWFLTLYTARFPLCFVFHVLDVFLLDGLPVLFQVAVTLLSICESDLRQLDFEGILKYFRVTLPKKCRSSSQARKVMKQSCERKIKKLKQYEEEFVLKKQHKERLEKEAQIYESRFGEERRKLQAEIEALSQQLTIANERAVEKERKHTGIIQEYKQIIQRQEQDMNTLNETLGKVMHTVSKCQHCLQQIDVGHDNSQKSQLSSLGNANEAPLGPLDPLNAASQRIRELELELAQAKLAQVEAECKNQDLNHQLNNTLSELQTNRNSWQPWLSKTFNTLQEKVTTRSQKDHHGGGGGGGGGGPTATFHSYMGQPGPAQPTALSEASSPNQEYKTFSFASSVGGSPKLPTKFQATKLRNSIDSLRNIVGPLETGKATLENLKQQLQP
- the LOC6646151 gene encoding uncharacterized protein LOC6646151 isoform X2 produces the protein MLARLVGYGYCLAYLIALHSWPSDAYPAAGSSTTGNGYRDLDICNHWNGRRHFLELGSPPGELHARNVSNTAYRSTSLGDPAATSDLWYQCNLELVTCAECVIRVTITYANFSKTCGKSSTTTSLCPCEHIQFSEPPYDSTISGQEFCGDGKVFRSKTRTLQLKFFYRATNSHVFSLQYFSERNVRIVSGSPKQTIVNGKTGKALPQVISTPYFPMPYPRDYGIEHILTCEAENCQVRLIFTDFQLGLASTLEIFDSNGQMLDSYTGEHFRPPITISSGKSLLLQFRGNAATGIGFRAEVSFVSSKQLKDERLVPYTDCGGMVTGPGGAITMMNMIENVTDVRLFDCIWIIKPGNNYMMMKTHISLRVDEFYGMAARSELTIRQGTTSDAVEIESIMWPNNGLSKETHIAPILGGYYIRLRGVFGMSSKLAIVYSVFNYLNCYIGSEFLCGNNHCISIRLHCDGFDHCGDGSDEPDSCEEDWAHLHHDRRWYSHKPNYYFPKMDQYPDLKTATSIFIISTLGIFGVLSGWMVILYRMGVRARHQRELQSHLQTISELLDRQDEDRTPDEPPSYEAPPDYEEVIKIGMQQELREPRRGQRRGRRHPPRERDRDRSCSRAPSNCTMQSMLPLQSNCGLERDCDQDRPSTSAAAMTHAIASTDTTQDAEHSRDNLAQRMLLASAICESHLQALQARLKRQQRSRVQPRVNPWGFQRARHRYPMGVNYPQPVRRTQRRPTVERIPALVLAPPPPPPAPTVTEIHSIYHSL
- the LOC6646152 gene encoding rab GTPase-activating protein 1-like isoform X1 codes for the protein MDDNLSTKSSESSITTSGEYEIVTDSNVASPMEPPSPSSTMVKESLSSDSKTKLLATPQTAAPGAASVNGGSSPTLDMSHNRNLSDIQHEMTDALRDLQLERNLGVGAAESDKTSTQQTTTKSLTLPLSGPKATDTAVTTSTDPSTDMHFRCNIFSSSKTKDKDGNGAIGEVLDDDTSSNRVGQSVFYDCLDASPACLDEKQDAMKPDTTDDEISEIDQGCTIFSGVTYLGAANINAPKSESEVYRIMSELNSGSQQVVGLKITVSIPNCSDGLVVLHDAESNTIIATYEISSIILYYRGPVATVENGCFAFTWLHGDALFQCHVFRCHIPEAVNQVSACFQKAFQTYPPSMSCSLNSAVDMVNSVTSDVSGNPLNTAGYEFIVSLEIREKVAKNAYTSVPRDRGCFKLRANTDKEVGITVKQTPSNVLQPLYIERCFGVLVAPGKLVVQKDMHLIDMLSMGYITPGGAVGPDVDATSGGSSCLPYAIRAEWKAQEKVAFEQLNQETSKTNLTVAVDIVIRGIQEPVRFVIETPVTIQPANEIRIRDHFISKRPMTLRFYLHLKRTDELNWKVNSIDPSEEINEQQLSSSSGSHAQASSSSSLLKLGMNNLSRIVRSSSIASIEDDCPTDYSSDGDEPLLSGTGEVSKDCSQDTLDEWDPILREWDGEKRPKNLAQLVRLGVPEALREKIWQKLANVEGKAEMNDMYKILITKETKCETVIQRDIHRTFPANKYFKESGGSGQDALFKVSKAYAVHDSEVGYCQGLSFIAASLLLHMPEEDAFCVLVSLMYDYGLRDLYKAGFEVLYLRLYQLERLIKDQLPKLHEHFTTCGIETHMYASQWFLTLYTARFPLCFVFHVLDVFLLDGLPVLFQVAVTLLSICESDLRQLDFEGILKYFRVTLPKKCRSSSQARKVMKQSCERKIKKLKQYEEEFVLKKQHKERLEKEAQIYESRFGEERRKLQAEIEALSQQLTIANERAVEKERKHTGIIQEYKQIIQRQEQDMNTLNETLGKVMHTVSKCQHCLQQIDVGHDNSQKSQLSSLGNANEAPLGPLDPLNAASQRIRELELELAQAKLAQVEAECKNQDLNHQLNNTLSELQTNRNSWQPWLSKTFNTLQEKVTTRSQKDHHGGGGGGGGGGPTATFHSYMGQPGPAQPTALSEASSPNQVT
- the LOC6646151 gene encoding uncharacterized protein LOC6646151 isoform X1 translates to MLARLVGYGYCLAYLIALHSWPSDAYPAAGSSTTGNGYRDLDICNHWNGRRHFLELGSPPGELHARNVSNTAYRSTSLGDPAATSDLWYQCNLELVTCAECVIRVTITYANFSKTCGKSSTTTSLCPCEHIQFSEPPYDSTISGQEFCGDGKVFRSKTRTLQLKFFYRATNSHVFSLQYFSERNVRIVSGSPKQTIVNGKTGKALPQVISTPYFPMPYPRDYGIEHILTCEAENCQVRLIFTDFQLGLASTLEIFDSNGQMLDSYTGEHFRPPITISSGKSLLLQFRGNAATGIGFRAEVSFVSSKQLKDERLVPYTDCGGMVTGPGGAITMMNMIENVTDVRLFDCIWIIKPGNNYMMMKTHISLRVDEFYGMAARSELTIRQGTTSDAVEIESIMWPNNGLSKETHIAPILGGYYIRLRGVFGMSSKLAIVYSVFNYLNCYIGSEFLCGNNHCISIRLHCDGFDHCGDGSDEPDSCEEDWAHLHHDRRWYSHKPNYYFPKMDQYPDLKTATSIFIISTLGIFGVLSGWMVILYRMGVRARHQRELQSHLQTISELLDRQDEDRTPDEPPSYEAPPDYEEVIKIGMQQELREPRRGQRRGRRHPPRERDRDRSCSRAPSNCTMQSMLPLQSNCGLERDCDQDRPSTSAAAMTHAIASTDTTQDAEHSRDNLAQRMLLASAICGAPSASQASAAVQSPATCQSVGISTSPPPLSHGRELSPARAPHPTTPNSGADTGTGTGTASATTGTDGDGDSLNISLTLGLPSTTVGSSQSTSVQNPLSNQLTTSNCTEHTYLKRSWLVVHQHPHGHSCRVQRLRHTFSSPEAFSANEMHLPYPDFLSYGTNLPHERSSSNFGSELSRDPSSTFSFGVKRARPVSPKPPPASESPTLTEGNSTCEESLVIAPPPPGSYSESESEAEQQVSCFGAVVSQHMTKRRRNSGPGRSRSFSNTHGGTVRRSRNRRAMQRSSSADLLMDYATMARSTPQRSSEAMQRLFFI